From a region of the uncultured Draconibacterium sp. genome:
- a CDS encoding tetratricopeptide repeat protein — protein MNEERDNFREEDISEALNRFKSSLVSGRAKYFDVSEFEGIVEQLMEEGDLQSSEIAAKQGIQIHPNAVPLHLKYAQILLSKGKYNQAQKYLDFAERVENTNPDVHLLRGSASLIMGNEDLAKASFKKAIKAGNGETDDILYHVGSAFIQIGEISEAISYFKKALKLNPKHELALYDLAFFTDQIGDYKNSIKYYNRFIDNDVYNYSAWFNLGIVYNKADMHDKAIEAYEYTLAINENFNMALFNIGNALANSGRFKEAIDKYREFLEFDPDNDDAYCYIGECYLNLDDQLLSEHNYQKAISINPENDTAHFGVGLIMWIAKKYDRSIDYINQSIKIDKQNSEYWLTLGKVSSDAEYLDDAIKAFKKGARIDAENTEIWLTWAETLQKHGDTNGAIRILKKAIDNNDDSMLKYRLVAILLGARKRKEAYEWLRSAMLQDFENINYLFDIYPRALKSKQLKKVVDDFRRGDK, from the coding sequence ATGAACGAGGAAAGAGATAATTTCAGGGAAGAAGATATTAGTGAGGCACTTAATCGTTTTAAGAGCTCTTTGGTCTCAGGCCGCGCAAAATATTTCGATGTTTCGGAATTTGAAGGAATTGTAGAGCAGTTAATGGAAGAAGGGGATTTACAGTCTTCTGAAATTGCCGCCAAACAAGGTATACAAATCCATCCAAATGCGGTTCCTCTTCATTTAAAATATGCACAAATTCTGCTGAGCAAAGGCAAATACAACCAGGCTCAGAAATACCTCGATTTTGCTGAAAGAGTTGAAAATACCAATCCCGATGTGCACCTGTTAAGAGGTTCGGCATCGTTGATTATGGGTAACGAAGATCTGGCAAAAGCATCATTCAAAAAAGCAATCAAAGCCGGAAACGGAGAAACCGACGACATTTTATACCACGTTGGATCGGCATTTATTCAAATTGGCGAAATAAGCGAAGCGATCTCGTATTTCAAAAAGGCCTTAAAACTGAATCCGAAACACGAACTGGCGCTTTACGATCTTGCATTTTTTACCGACCAGATTGGCGATTACAAAAACAGCATTAAGTATTACAATCGTTTTATTGATAACGACGTATACAATTACTCCGCCTGGTTTAACCTGGGTATTGTATACAACAAAGCCGACATGCACGATAAAGCAATTGAGGCTTATGAATACACGCTGGCCATTAACGAAAATTTCAATATGGCCCTATTTAATATCGGAAACGCGCTGGCCAATTCAGGACGTTTTAAAGAAGCCATCGATAAATACAGGGAATTTCTGGAGTTTGACCCGGATAATGACGATGCCTACTGCTACATTGGCGAGTGTTACCTTAACCTGGACGATCAGTTACTATCGGAGCACAACTACCAAAAAGCAATTTCTATAAATCCGGAGAATGACACCGCTCACTTTGGTGTGGGACTAATTATGTGGATTGCGAAAAAGTACGACAGAAGTATCGACTACATCAACCAGTCCATAAAGATCGACAAGCAAAATTCGGAATATTGGCTGACCCTGGGAAAAGTTAGTAGCGATGCGGAGTACCTGGACGATGCGATAAAAGCATTTAAAAAAGGTGCTCGTATTGACGCTGAGAATACCGAAATATGGCTCACCTGGGCGGAGACCCTACAGAAGCACGGAGATACAAACGGTGCCATCCGAATTCTGAAAAAGGCGATCGACAATAACGACGATTCGATGTTAAAATACCGCTTGGTTGCAATTTTGCTTGGAGCCCGGAAACGCAAAGAAGCTTACGAATGGTTGCGATCAGCAATGCTGCAAGACTTTGAAAACATCAATTACTTGTTCGATATTTATCCGAGAGCCTTAAAAAGTAAGCAGCTTAAAAAGGTTGTGGACGATTTCCGTCGGGGAGATAAATAA
- a CDS encoding DUF368 domain-containing protein, translated as MNRTTKDYFTLVLKGMGMGAADVVPGVSGGTIAFITGIYEELIDSIKSINLTAIKLLLGFKLAEFWKAINGTFLISVFIGVGISVFSLAKGLEYLLHHYPILVWSFFFGLIVASAIYVARSIKRWKADTIIGGLAGIVIAYLITVITPAEANTSYWFIFLSGAIAICAMILPGISGSFILVLLGMYKFILSAVGDMNIAVILTFLVGAAVGIIAFSNVLSWLLKKYHNTTIAVLAGFMVGSLNKVWPWKEVTETIIDRHGELKPIAESNILPGTYEQITGHEAWLLGAIVLAIAGFALIFVVEGIGKKLKK; from the coding sequence ATGAACAGAACAACAAAAGACTACTTTACACTGGTATTAAAAGGAATGGGAATGGGAGCTGCCGATGTGGTACCGGGTGTTTCCGGAGGAACAATCGCTTTTATCACCGGCATTTACGAAGAGTTGATTGACTCCATAAAGTCGATCAATTTAACTGCCATAAAACTGTTACTTGGTTTTAAACTGGCCGAGTTCTGGAAAGCGATCAACGGAACTTTCCTGATCAGCGTTTTTATCGGAGTTGGCATTAGCGTATTCTCGCTGGCAAAAGGACTGGAATATTTGCTTCATCACTATCCCATTTTAGTGTGGTCGTTCTTTTTCGGATTGATCGTTGCATCGGCCATTTATGTGGCGCGCTCGATTAAACGATGGAAAGCCGATACCATAATTGGCGGTTTGGCCGGAATTGTAATTGCATACCTTATTACTGTTATTACGCCTGCCGAAGCTAACACCAGTTACTGGTTTATTTTTCTGTCGGGGGCCATTGCCATTTGTGCCATGATCCTGCCCGGTATTTCCGGTAGTTTTATTTTGGTGCTTCTGGGAATGTACAAATTTATCCTTTCGGCAGTTGGCGATATGAACATTGCAGTTATCCTTACTTTTCTTGTTGGCGCGGCCGTTGGAATTATTGCTTTCTCCAATGTATTATCGTGGCTATTGAAAAAATATCACAATACTACTATTGCGGTTCTGGCCGGTTTTATGGTAGGATCGCTAAACAAAGTATGGCCCTGGAAAGAAGTTACAGAAACAATCATTGATCGTCACGGTGAATTGAAACCCATCGCCGAAAGTAATATTTTACCCGGAACATACGAGCAAATAACAGGGCACGAAGCCTGGTTGCTGGGTGCAATTGTTCTGGCAATTGCCGGATTTGCGCTCATTTTTGTTGTTGAAGGAATTGGAAAGAAATTGAAAAAGTAA
- the aroE gene encoding shikimate dehydrogenase (AroE; catalyzes the conversion of shikimate to 3-dehydroshikimate) gives MKRYGLLGYPLTHSFSKRYFTERFEAEKIDSTYENFEIDSINKFTDVVKDNPEVIGFNVTIPYKEQVIPYLDELNDSAKEIGAVNTIRVTRTENGVHLKGFNTDTFGFESSLKPLLKDHHKKALILGTGGASKALKYVLSKLGIEYISASIEELKENEIRYEDIDEQVISERLLIINATPLGTYPKVDTFPNIPYEFITDKHLLFDLVYNPEVTQFMAKGKAKGATVKNGYEMLLNQAKKAYEIWNSEE, from the coding sequence ATGAAAAGATACGGATTATTAGGCTACCCACTCACCCACTCATTCTCGAAACGCTATTTCACCGAACGTTTTGAGGCGGAAAAGATAGATTCAACTTATGAAAATTTCGAAATCGATTCGATAAATAAATTCACCGATGTGGTAAAAGACAATCCGGAGGTAATCGGGTTTAACGTTACCATTCCGTACAAAGAACAGGTGATTCCTTATTTGGATGAACTGAATGATTCGGCAAAAGAGATTGGCGCTGTTAATACCATCCGCGTTACACGAACCGAAAACGGTGTGCATTTAAAAGGATTTAATACCGATACTTTTGGTTTTGAGTCGTCACTGAAACCGCTTTTAAAAGATCATCATAAAAAAGCGCTGATTCTTGGAACAGGTGGAGCTTCGAAAGCATTAAAATATGTGCTCAGCAAATTAGGTATCGAATACATTTCGGCATCAATTGAAGAGTTGAAGGAAAACGAGATCCGTTACGAAGACATTGATGAGCAGGTAATAAGCGAGCGTCTGCTGATCATTAATGCCACACCACTGGGAACCTATCCAAAAGTTGACACTTTCCCGAATATTCCTTATGAGTTCATAACCGACAAGCACCTGCTTTTTGATTTGGTTTACAATCCTGAAGTAACGCAGTTTATGGCCAAAGGAAAAGCCAAAGGAGCCACAGTTAAAAATGGCTACGAAATGTTGCTAAACCAGGCTAAAAAGGCTTATGAGATTTGGAACTCGGAGGAATAG
- a CDS encoding low molecular weight protein-tyrosine-phosphatase, whose product MDKTKVLFVCQGNICRSPSAEAVFNGLIKKAGIGKHYEVDSAGTSAYHVGEQADRRMQSHAKRRNYNLTSISRQFDPHTDFDYFDYIIGMDDYNMHSLKNTARNGDDLNKLYKMTDFSSDGRYDEVPDPYYGGADGFELVLDLLEDACEGLLRKIS is encoded by the coding sequence ATGGATAAAACAAAAGTACTTTTTGTATGTCAGGGAAATATCTGTCGTTCGCCAAGTGCCGAAGCAGTATTTAACGGCCTGATTAAAAAAGCAGGAATCGGAAAACATTACGAAGTGGACTCTGCCGGCACCTCTGCCTACCACGTTGGAGAACAAGCCGACCGGAGAATGCAATCGCATGCTAAACGTCGGAATTACAACTTAACAAGTATTTCACGGCAATTTGATCCGCATACCGATTTCGATTATTTTGACTACATCATCGGGATGGACGACTACAATATGCACAGTTTGAAAAATACCGCCCGCAATGGTGACGACCTTAACAAACTGTACAAAATGACAGATTTTAGCAGCGACGGCCGATACGATGAAGTTCCCGATCCGTATTACGGTGGTGCTGATGGGTTTGAGTTGGTACTCGATTTGCTGGAAGATGCATGCGAGGGGCTACTTCGGAAAATAAGTTAA
- a CDS encoding MaoC family dehydratase has product MEKRIINNYEEFEALLGQVIGVSDYVQITQDQIDKFADATLDYQWIHTDPERAAKESPFKTTIAHGYLSLSMLTYLWYNVVDVRNVKMIVNYGIESLRFQQPVKVNDKIRATVSLNDIKNLRGIAKIQVKIVVDIEGERKPAYDCLVNFLYHFE; this is encoded by the coding sequence ATGGAAAAACGAATTATCAACAACTACGAAGAGTTTGAGGCCCTTTTGGGGCAGGTTATAGGAGTTTCAGATTATGTTCAGATAACTCAGGATCAGATAGATAAATTTGCTGATGCAACGCTTGATTACCAGTGGATACATACCGATCCGGAGCGTGCTGCCAAAGAATCGCCGTTTAAAACAACCATCGCACATGGTTACTTATCGTTGTCGATGCTAACTTACCTGTGGTACAATGTTGTTGATGTACGAAATGTAAAAATGATCGTAAATTACGGTATTGAGAGTTTACGTTTCCAGCAACCGGTAAAAGTAAACGACAAAATCAGGGCAACAGTATCGTTAAACGACATTAAGAACCTACGTGGAATTGCTAAAATTCAGGTGAAAATTGTGGTTGACATCGAAGGCGAGCGGAAACCGGCCTACGATTGTTTGGTAAATTTCCTTTACCACTTCGAATAA
- a CDS encoding DMT family transporter → MRNLFRTTTFLAIVACLLWSTAFAGVKIGLEYHSPFQFAGIRFTISGILMFLYFGKPKRYFSELKHNLKFILLLSVVQIFAQYALFYSGINLLPGSLSAMIVGSQPLFIALVAHFSFNNDKMTPLKTFSILIGVAGIAIITLGRTKVEMTGYLEYLGIAILLVNNIVSGYSNVIVAKHSGTISPVVLSSTSLIIGGLMLSIVSIPVEGIHLGPFPPKYWYALAWLSFLSAAAITIWYSLLKRPGVKVSLLNVWKFLIPVSGAALSWVLLSNEKPDHASIIGMMIIAVSLLSLNYANRREQKLAAQKEQK, encoded by the coding sequence ATGAGAAATCTTTTCCGAACAACAACCTTCCTGGCAATTGTTGCCTGCCTTTTGTGGTCGACCGCATTTGCGGGAGTAAAAATCGGGCTGGAATATCATAGTCCATTCCAGTTTGCAGGAATCCGTTTTACCATTTCCGGTATATTGATGTTTTTGTATTTCGGAAAACCAAAACGCTATTTTTCAGAATTAAAACACAACCTGAAATTTATCCTGTTGCTCTCAGTGGTGCAGATATTTGCACAATATGCGCTGTTTTACAGTGGTATAAATTTACTTCCTGGTTCCTTATCGGCTATGATCGTAGGATCGCAACCGCTTTTTATAGCGTTGGTAGCTCACTTCTCGTTTAATAACGATAAAATGACTCCACTAAAGACATTCAGCATATTAATTGGCGTTGCCGGCATTGCAATTATCACACTCGGCCGCACTAAAGTTGAAATGACCGGCTACCTGGAATATCTTGGCATTGCCATATTACTGGTTAATAATATTGTATCGGGTTATTCCAATGTAATTGTCGCGAAACACTCTGGCACAATTTCACCGGTTGTTTTAAGCTCCACTTCGCTTATTATTGGCGGCTTGATGCTATCTATTGTTTCTATTCCTGTTGAAGGTATTCACTTGGGGCCATTTCCTCCAAAATACTGGTACGCTTTGGCGTGGCTAAGCTTTTTATCGGCAGCCGCTATTACCATTTGGTATTCGTTACTAAAACGACCGGGCGTAAAAGTTTCGTTACTAAATGTGTGGAAATTTCTGATTCCCGTTTCAGGTGCAGCACTCAGCTGGGTTTTATTGAGCAACGAAAAACCTGATCACGCTTCAATTATTGGGATGATGATAATTGCCGTGTCGCTGCTTAGCCTGAACTATGCCAACCGCAGGGAACAAAAGCTGGCCGCCCAAAAGGAGCAGAAATAG
- a CDS encoding DUF1080 domain-containing protein, with translation MKTTHKFILTAIVACTVILSACNSKPKTQQSAEKSGEEWIQLFNGKDLNDWQVKFKGEVLGENYKNTFRVEDGLLRVSYDNWEEWNGKFGHLFYKDEFSHYRLRVEYRFIGEQAKNGPGWAFRNNGLMIHGQSAESMELDQDFPTSIEVQLLGGVTGQGERPTMNLCTPGTNVIMNGELWEEHCTNSKSKTQFDDAWVNVEVEVHGGEVIRHFVDGEEVLSYEQPQLDPRDPSFDKLLPADGNKIITGGTISIQAESHGTDFRKIELLVLDE, from the coding sequence ATGAAAACTACTCATAAATTTATTCTGACGGCTATCGTAGCCTGTACCGTAATTCTGTCGGCATGTAACTCAAAACCTAAAACTCAGCAATCGGCTGAAAAATCAGGAGAGGAGTGGATTCAACTGTTTAACGGAAAAGACTTAAACGACTGGCAGGTAAAATTTAAAGGAGAGGTGCTTGGCGAAAATTATAAGAACACGTTTAGAGTAGAAGACGGTTTGCTTCGGGTGTCGTATGATAACTGGGAAGAGTGGAATGGTAAATTTGGCCACTTATTTTACAAAGATGAATTTTCGCATTACCGTTTGCGGGTTGAGTACCGCTTTATTGGAGAGCAGGCAAAAAACGGACCTGGCTGGGCATTCAGAAACAATGGATTGATGATTCACGGGCAAAGTGCGGAATCCATGGAGTTGGATCAGGACTTTCCAACATCAATTGAAGTGCAGTTATTGGGTGGCGTTACCGGACAAGGCGAACGACCTACAATGAATCTTTGTACGCCCGGAACCAATGTGATAATGAACGGTGAGCTTTGGGAGGAACATTGTACCAATTCAAAATCGAAAACACAATTTGATGACGCATGGGTAAATGTTGAAGTGGAAGTGCACGGCGGAGAAGTTATCCGGCATTTTGTTGATGGAGAAGAAGTGTTGAGCTACGAACAGCCTCAACTGGATCCGCGTGACCCGAGTTTCGACAAGTTATTGCCGGCTGATGGTAATAAAATTATTACCGGCGGAACAATATCTATTCAGGCTGAAAGTCATGGTACAGATTTCAGGAAAATAGAATTACTGGTTTTGGATGAGTAA
- a CDS encoding TetR/AcrR family transcriptional regulator yields MTNIKKDNTEEKILSAAQNVFVRKGMDGARMQEIADEAGINKALLHYYFRSKRQLFNATFESVFSKIIPNVMRMVQSDQPIEEKLEFFIENYIEVLMKNPFLPTFILKEIHQDPEFLAELIRGSGLEPTKVVEMFKNEMEKGTIRTMDPRDLLISILSLIIFPIASKPLLSLLFFEDDPKSYNEFIEKRKVTVREFVLNSILIK; encoded by the coding sequence ATGACTAACATAAAAAAAGATAATACCGAGGAAAAGATCCTTAGCGCCGCACAGAATGTTTTTGTCCGAAAAGGAATGGATGGAGCACGTATGCAGGAAATTGCAGACGAAGCGGGTATAAATAAAGCGCTGCTTCATTATTATTTTCGTTCAAAACGACAGCTGTTTAACGCTACGTTCGAAAGCGTTTTTTCCAAAATAATACCCAATGTAATGCGCATGGTTCAGTCTGACCAACCTATTGAAGAAAAGCTGGAATTCTTTATTGAAAATTATATTGAAGTTTTGATGAAAAATCCTTTCCTGCCAACCTTTATCCTAAAAGAAATACATCAGGATCCGGAGTTTCTGGCAGAATTGATTAGAGGTAGTGGACTAGAACCCACAAAAGTTGTTGAGATGTTCAAAAACGAAATGGAAAAGGGAACTATTCGAACCATGGATCCACGCGACTTATTAATCAGCATACTTAGTTTAATCATATTTCCTATTGCCTCAAAACCTCTATTGTCGTTGTTGTTTTTTGAGGATGATCCAAAAAGCTATAACGAATTTATTGAGAAAAGAAAAGTAACCGTAAGGGAGTTTGTCCTTAACTCAATCCTAATAAAATGA
- a CDS encoding TolC family protein, with amino-acid sequence MRKILILLLFPVQLVVAQNNIQLDSCYVWARQNYPNLKQSELWKEINALSIQNHETNYLPQVTLNGQISYQSAVTEVPVSMPGITIPTVAKDRYNAYAELQQTIWDGGLTKTNKILETAILNSNLSQLEVELYKLNEQVAQAFFTTLVVDKQKEVILAQVKTLDEQLSRVESGIRNGVTEPSAAMVLKAERINLQQNIVELDAAKSASRQMLELLTGKQFDENGTFTYQTNFSFHSELLRPELQLLGNQREQLAVQSNLLTKTRNPKLFGFGQLGYGKPGLNMLLDEFKGYYLFGVGVSWNAFDWKQTSRKQQVLQLQQEMLQSQEATFIQNLNLLLIQQKEQIGKLEQLITNDENLVELRAGITKAAASKLENETITTSDYVQELQAETVAKLKQEVHKIQLNEAREKYVLIKGKTLPGTLTQN; translated from the coding sequence ATGAGAAAGATCCTGATTCTATTGCTATTTCCGGTTCAGTTGGTAGTTGCCCAAAACAACATTCAATTAGACAGTTGTTATGTGTGGGCACGGCAAAACTATCCCAATCTGAAACAGTCGGAACTGTGGAAAGAAATTAATGCGCTTTCCATACAAAACCACGAAACCAATTACCTGCCGCAGGTAACGTTGAACGGCCAGATAAGTTATCAATCGGCAGTAACCGAGGTTCCGGTTTCAATGCCGGGGATTACCATACCTACGGTAGCGAAAGATCGATACAACGCTTACGCCGAATTGCAACAAACTATTTGGGACGGCGGGCTTACCAAAACAAATAAAATCCTTGAAACAGCTATTTTGAATAGCAATCTCAGCCAGCTTGAAGTTGAACTCTACAAACTGAATGAGCAGGTTGCACAGGCCTTTTTCACCACTTTAGTGGTCGATAAGCAAAAAGAGGTGATCCTCGCACAAGTGAAAACCCTTGATGAACAGCTGAGTCGTGTAGAATCGGGTATTCGTAACGGAGTAACCGAACCTTCGGCCGCAATGGTATTAAAAGCCGAGCGCATCAATCTTCAACAAAACATAGTTGAACTGGATGCGGCTAAAAGTGCATCGCGCCAGATGCTTGAATTACTAACAGGCAAGCAGTTTGATGAAAATGGGACATTCACTTATCAAACCAACTTTTCATTCCATTCAGAATTGCTACGTCCGGAATTACAATTGCTGGGCAATCAGCGCGAGCAGCTGGCCGTTCAAAGCAATCTGCTTACAAAAACGAGAAACCCAAAACTTTTCGGATTTGGACAGTTGGGATATGGCAAACCGGGATTAAACATGCTGCTCGACGAATTTAAAGGTTACTACTTGTTTGGTGTGGGCGTTTCATGGAATGCCTTCGACTGGAAACAAACTTCGAGAAAACAACAGGTTTTACAACTTCAGCAAGAAATGCTTCAAAGTCAGGAAGCTACATTTATACAAAATCTCAACCTTTTACTAATTCAACAAAAAGAACAAATCGGAAAACTGGAACAATTGATTACCAACGATGAAAATCTGGTAGAACTGCGTGCCGGAATTACCAAAGCAGCCGCCTCAAAATTGGAAAACGAAACAATTACTACATCCGACTATGTTCAGGAATTGCAAGCAGAAACAGTAGCAAAACTAAAACAGGAAGTGCACAAAATTCAGCTTAACGAAGCCCGTGAAAAATATGTCCTCATTAAAGGAAAAACCTTGCCGGGCACATTAACACAGAACTAA
- a CDS encoding HlyD family efflux transporter periplasmic adaptor subunit, giving the protein MKKILYIFSLPLIFIACQSNNDTADAYGNFEAETVIVSAETPGKILELNVDKGDKIEASYSATLIDTMQLHLQLLQLDAQQTAVVAKRQSIQSQIAVFEEQKTNLEINEDRIQKMLKDGAATQKQLDDIQGQISVIDKQIANTKTQFTIISKEQEVLEAQKASVADQLNRCNIKSPVSGTILETYAEQGELTTAGKALFKIADISELELKVYVSGAQLPHVKLGQQIDVLVDQNAKENQHFSGIITWISSEAEFTPKIIQTKEERVKLVYAVKVTVKNDGTLKIGMPGEVRWN; this is encoded by the coding sequence ATGAAAAAGATACTGTACATTTTTTCTCTCCCATTAATTTTTATAGCCTGCCAGTCGAATAACGACACAGCTGATGCTTATGGCAATTTTGAGGCGGAAACGGTTATTGTCTCAGCGGAAACTCCGGGAAAGATCCTTGAATTGAATGTTGACAAAGGTGATAAAATTGAAGCAAGCTATTCTGCAACTCTTATCGACACAATGCAACTGCACCTGCAACTTTTACAATTGGATGCGCAGCAAACGGCGGTTGTTGCCAAACGCCAGTCGATTCAATCGCAAATTGCCGTGTTCGAAGAGCAAAAAACAAACCTGGAGATCAACGAAGACCGCATCCAGAAAATGCTAAAAGACGGAGCTGCCACACAAAAGCAACTCGACGATATTCAGGGACAGATTAGTGTGATCGACAAACAGATTGCAAATACAAAAACGCAGTTCACAATCATCAGTAAAGAACAGGAAGTTTTGGAAGCTCAAAAAGCTTCGGTAGCTGATCAGTTAAACCGCTGTAATATAAAATCACCTGTTTCGGGAACCATACTGGAGACCTACGCCGAACAAGGAGAATTAACAACTGCCGGAAAAGCACTTTTTAAAATAGCCGATATCAGCGAACTGGAACTTAAAGTTTATGTAAGCGGTGCCCAGCTTCCTCATGTTAAACTGGGTCAGCAGATTGATGTTTTGGTCGATCAAAATGCTAAAGAAAACCAGCATTTTTCAGGAATTATTACCTGGATTTCGTCTGAAGCAGAATTTACGCCAAAGATCATTCAAACCAAAGAGGAACGTGTAAAACTGGTTTATGCAGTTAAAGTGACAGTGAAAAACGATGGAACGTTAAAAATTGGTATGCCCGGTGAAGTTCGCTGGAACTAA
- a CDS encoding ABC transporter ATP-binding protein — MIRINNITKSYKETKALSGINLHVDKGELFGLIGPDGAGKTTLIRILMTLLLQDSGEAVLDGLDVVINYKKIRKMVGYMPGRFSLYQDLSVEENLNFFATVFGTTVEENYDLIRDIYFQIEPFKNRRAGKLSGGMKQKLALSCALIHKPKILVLDEPTTGVDAVSRKEFWEMLKNLQKRGITILVSTPYMDEADLCDRVALIQNGQILDVDSPKRITEKFPRKIIQVGAQNMYKLISDLRAYEKAEAVYAFGQYAHFTGMNDEVETNELDNYLQNLGHENILAEEIPAGIEDVFMSLMENSSK, encoded by the coding sequence ATGATTAGAATTAATAACATAACAAAGTCTTACAAAGAAACCAAGGCGCTTTCGGGCATTAATCTGCACGTGGATAAAGGAGAACTTTTTGGTTTGATCGGTCCTGACGGCGCAGGGAAAACTACCTTGATACGAATTTTGATGACACTGCTTTTGCAGGATTCTGGCGAGGCTGTATTAGACGGTCTTGATGTAGTAATAAACTACAAGAAAATTCGCAAAATGGTTGGTTATATGCCGGGGCGTTTTTCGCTGTATCAAGACCTCAGTGTAGAAGAAAACCTAAACTTTTTTGCCACCGTTTTTGGTACAACAGTAGAAGAAAATTACGACCTGATCCGCGACATTTATTTCCAGATTGAACCATTCAAAAACCGCCGTGCCGGAAAACTATCGGGCGGAATGAAACAAAAACTGGCGCTTTCGTGTGCTTTAATTCATAAACCCAAAATACTGGTGCTCGACGAACCAACAACGGGCGTGGATGCTGTGTCTCGAAAAGAGTTTTGGGAGATGCTCAAAAACCTGCAAAAAAGGGGAATCACAATTCTCGTTTCAACACCTTACATGGACGAAGCAGATCTTTGCGACCGGGTGGCACTAATCCAAAACGGACAGATACTCGATGTAGATTCTCCAAAACGCATAACTGAAAAATTTCCAAGAAAGATTATTCAGGTGGGCGCCCAAAACATGTACAAACTCATCAGCGATTTACGGGCTTACGAAAAGGCTGAAGCCGTTTATGCTTTTGGTCAGTATGCCCATTTTACAGGAATGAATGATGAAGTGGAAACCAACGAACTCGATAATTATCTGCAAAACCTTGGTCACGAGAATATATTGGCAGAAGAAATTCCGGCCGGCATTGAAGATGTGTTTATGAGTTTAATGGAAAACAGCTCGAAGTAA
- a CDS encoding ABC transporter ATP-binding protein: MENIITAKNLTKKFGHFTANDNLSFEVKKGEIFGFLGANGAGKTTAIRILCGLSSPTSGEVNVAGFDIYHETEKVKKNIGYMSQKFSLYEDLTILENIKLYAGIYEIGRKQRKVKEAELLQKLELENVKNKLIGDLPLGWKQKLAFSVAIFHDPKIVFLDEPTGGVDPVTRRKFWDLIYEAAHNGITVFVTTHYMDEAEYCDRVSIMNAGKIEALDTPVKLKEKYNATNMDEVFLKIAR; this comes from the coding sequence ATGGAAAACATCATAACAGCTAAAAATCTCACTAAAAAGTTCGGCCATTTTACCGCGAACGACAACCTTTCATTTGAAGTGAAAAAAGGTGAGATTTTTGGATTTTTGGGAGCCAACGGAGCCGGAAAAACAACGGCAATTCGTATACTTTGCGGCCTTTCGTCACCAACATCGGGCGAGGTAAATGTTGCCGGTTTTGACATTTACCATGAAACCGAGAAAGTAAAAAAGAACATCGGTTACATGAGTCAGAAATTCTCGTTATATGAAGACCTCACCATTTTAGAGAACATTAAATTATATGCCGGTATTTACGAAATTGGCCGCAAACAGCGTAAAGTAAAAGAAGCCGAGCTATTACAGAAACTTGAGCTGGAAAATGTAAAAAACAAACTTATCGGCGATTTGCCTTTGGGATGGAAACAAAAGCTGGCTTTTTCGGTGGCTATTTTTCACGATCCTAAAATTGTATTTCTCGATGAACCAACCGGAGGCGTTGACCCGGTTACCCGACGTAAATTCTGGGACTTGATTTACGAAGCCGCTCATAATGGTATTACCGTTTTTGTAACCACACATTACATGGATGAAGCCGAATATTGCGACCGTGTTTCGATAATGAATGCCGGGAAAATTGAAGCACTCGACACGCCGGTAAAACTGAAAGAAAAATACAATGCAACCAACATGGACGAAGTGTTTTTGAAGATAGCAAGATAG